One Brevibacterium spongiae DNA segment encodes these proteins:
- the leuD gene encoding 3-isopropylmalate dehydratase small subunit: MEAFSTHTGIGVPLRRSNIDTDQIIPAKFLKRVTRTGFEDALFYRWRTNDDFVLNDPDYSAGSVLVAGPDFGTGSSREHAVWALKDYGFRVVLSSRFGDIFRGNSGKEGLLAAQLEQHDIELIWKILENQPGTSITVDLNEKTVTCDSVTVPFQIDDYTRWRLLEGHDDISLTLAKEDDIVAYESSRFAFKPTTLPAKV; this comes from the coding sequence ATGGAAGCTTTCAGCACCCACACCGGCATCGGCGTCCCTCTGCGCCGATCTAACATCGACACCGACCAGATCATCCCGGCGAAGTTCCTCAAACGGGTCACCCGCACCGGCTTCGAGGATGCCCTGTTCTACCGGTGGCGGACCAACGACGACTTCGTCCTCAACGACCCCGACTACTCGGCCGGCTCCGTCCTCGTCGCCGGACCCGACTTCGGCACCGGCTCGTCGCGCGAACACGCCGTCTGGGCGCTCAAGGACTACGGCTTCCGCGTCGTCCTGTCCTCGCGCTTCGGCGACATCTTCCGCGGCAACTCCGGCAAGGAGGGCCTGCTGGCCGCTCAGCTCGAGCAGCACGACATCGAGCTGATCTGGAAGATCCTCGAAAACCAGCCGGGCACCTCCATCACCGTCGACCTGAACGAGAAGACCGTGACCTGTGACTCGGTCACCGTCCCGTTCCAGATCGACGACTACACGCGGTGGCGCCTGCTCGAAGGCCACGACGACATCAGCCTCACCCTGGCCAAAGAGGACGACATCGTCGCCTACGAATCCTCCCGGTTCGCATTCAAACCGACGACCCTGCCCGCAAAGGTCTGA
- the leuC gene encoding 3-isopropylmalate dehydratase large subunit, producing the protein MPRTLAEKVWADHVVSLGVDGAPDLIYIDLHLVHEVTSPQAFDGLRLAGRPVRRPDLTIATEDHNTPTWDIDKPIAEPTSATQINTLRKNAEEFGIRLHSLGDADQGIVHVVGPQLGLTQPGTTVVCGDSHTSTHGAFGALAFGIGTSEVEHVLATQTLSLKPFKTMSITVDGDLPEGSSAKDIILAIIAKIGTGGGQGYVLEYRGSAIRQLSMEARMTICNMSIEAGARAGMVAPDETTFDYVKGRPHAPEGEDWDAAVEYWKTLYTDEGAEFDAEVVLNAEDIEPFVTWGTNPGQGLPLSASVPSPDDFTDENDKAAAANALAYMGLTPGTPLREIEVDTVFLGSCTNSRIEDLRAAADVVRGRKKAENVRFMVVPGSAKVRLQAEEEGLDTIFKDFGGEWRFAGCSMCLGMNPDQLAEGERCASTSNRNFEGRQGKGGRTHLVSPLVAAATAVRGTLSSPGDVADLPRDAEPVEWADERLSLNLTPISAND; encoded by the coding sequence ATGCCACGCACATTGGCCGAGAAGGTCTGGGCCGATCACGTCGTCTCACTTGGTGTTGACGGTGCGCCGGACCTCATCTACATCGACCTCCACCTCGTCCACGAGGTGACGAGCCCGCAGGCCTTCGACGGACTCCGACTCGCCGGGCGTCCAGTGCGCCGCCCCGACCTCACCATCGCCACCGAGGACCACAACACCCCGACCTGGGACATCGACAAGCCGATCGCCGAACCCACCTCGGCCACGCAGATCAACACCCTGCGCAAGAACGCCGAAGAGTTCGGGATCCGTCTGCACAGCCTCGGCGACGCCGATCAGGGCATCGTCCACGTCGTGGGACCGCAGCTGGGCCTGACCCAGCCGGGCACCACCGTCGTCTGCGGCGACTCGCACACCTCCACCCACGGCGCCTTCGGAGCGCTCGCCTTCGGCATCGGCACCTCCGAGGTCGAACACGTGCTCGCAACCCAGACGCTGAGCCTCAAGCCCTTCAAGACGATGTCCATCACCGTCGACGGCGACCTGCCCGAAGGGTCGAGCGCGAAGGACATCATCCTCGCCATCATCGCGAAGATCGGCACCGGCGGGGGACAGGGCTACGTGCTCGAATACCGCGGCTCCGCAATCCGTCAGCTGTCGATGGAAGCGCGCATGACGATCTGCAATATGTCGATCGAAGCCGGCGCCCGCGCCGGAATGGTCGCCCCCGATGAGACGACGTTCGACTACGTCAAGGGCCGCCCGCACGCGCCCGAAGGCGAAGACTGGGACGCCGCGGTCGAGTACTGGAAGACCCTCTACACGGACGAAGGCGCGGAATTCGACGCCGAGGTCGTCCTCAACGCCGAAGACATCGAACCCTTCGTCACCTGGGGCACGAACCCCGGCCAGGGTCTGCCGCTGTCGGCCAGCGTGCCCAGCCCCGATGACTTCACCGATGAGAACGACAAGGCCGCCGCGGCCAACGCCCTGGCCTATATGGGACTGACGCCGGGTACGCCGCTGCGCGAGATCGAGGTTGACACCGTCTTCCTCGGCTCGTGCACGAACTCCCGGATCGAGGACCTGCGCGCCGCCGCCGACGTCGTCCGTGGTCGGAAGAAGGCCGAGAACGTCCGCTTCATGGTCGTTCCCGGCTCCGCGAAGGTCCGCCTCCAGGCCGAAGAAGAGGGTCTTGACACGATCTTCAAGGACTTCGGCGGCGAATGGCGCTTCGCCGGCTGCTCGATGTGCTTGGGCATGAACCCCGACCAGCTCGCCGAAGGCGAACGCTGCGCCTCGACCTCGAACCGCAACTTCGAAGGCCGTCAGGGCAAGGGCGGACGCACCCACCTCGTCTCACCGCTGGTCGCCGCCGCCACCGCGGTGCGCGGAACCCTGTCCTCACCCGGCGACGTCGCCGACCTGCCGCGAGACGCCGAACCCGTGGAATGGGCCGATGAACGACTCAGCCTCAACCTGACCCCGATCTCGGCGAACGACTGA
- a CDS encoding IclR family transcriptional regulator, protein MTSNGSGVGVIDKAAMVLSALEAGPASLAELVTLTGLARPTAHRLAVALEFHRIVGRDLQGRFVLGPRLAELSSAAGEDRLLAAAGPVLGALRDQTGESAQLFRRQGDLRLCVAAAERPVGLRDSVPIGATLSMRAGSAAQVLLAWEEPDRLHTGLRGARFSATMLSGVRRRGWAQSIAERERGVASVSAPVRGPSNRVVAAVSISGPVDRLTRQPGRLHAKSVIDAARTLTEALVRG, encoded by the coding sequence ATGACAAGCAATGGTAGCGGCGTCGGGGTCATCGACAAGGCCGCAATGGTTCTCTCCGCACTTGAGGCCGGACCCGCCTCTCTCGCCGAATTGGTGACGCTGACCGGACTGGCACGCCCCACTGCCCACCGCCTGGCTGTTGCCCTTGAATTCCACCGCATCGTCGGCCGTGATCTGCAGGGACGCTTCGTCCTCGGACCGCGCCTGGCCGAGCTGTCCTCGGCTGCCGGTGAGGATCGCCTGCTGGCCGCCGCCGGCCCGGTGCTCGGAGCGCTGCGCGATCAGACCGGTGAATCCGCTCAGCTCTTCCGCCGCCAGGGGGATCTGCGCCTGTGCGTGGCCGCCGCCGAACGCCCCGTGGGCCTGCGCGACTCCGTGCCGATCGGAGCAACCCTGAGCATGCGGGCCGGCTCCGCCGCTCAGGTGCTGCTGGCCTGGGAGGAGCCCGACCGTCTGCATACCGGACTGCGCGGGGCCCGGTTCTCCGCGACGATGCTCTCCGGAGTCCGTCGCCGAGGATGGGCGCAGTCGATCGCCGAACGTGAACGAGGCGTCGCCTCGGTGTCGGCCCCTGTGCGCGGGCCGAGCAATCGCGTGGTTGCGGCCGTCTCGATCTCCGGACCCGTCGACCGGCTCACCCGGCAGCCGGGTCGTCTGCACGCGAAGTCCGTCATCGATGCCGCCCGGACTCTGACCGAAGCTCTCGTGCGCGGGTGA
- a CDS encoding DeoR/GlpR family DNA-binding transcription regulator yields the protein MIAAQRRNIIVETIERDGAVSITALSEKLDTSAVTIRRDLDQLAEEGRLIRTHGGAVLASSARESSYAEKLEQALAEKTAIARAAAARVRNGDVVALGPGTTTELLAKELTRFSGLRVVTNSLLVAEAMVSSPDNEVIVVGGMLRHSIRAFVGGGTVSQLLGLRADTVFLSGNGLAADFGLSTPAFPVADTDRAMATGAGRVIALVDHTKVGIRSSVLTVPTDEIDHLITDAKSDKAEVGALQKAGVDVEAV from the coding sequence ATGATCGCCGCCCAGAGACGCAATATCATCGTCGAAACGATCGAGAGAGACGGCGCCGTCTCCATCACTGCCCTGTCCGAGAAGCTCGACACCTCGGCCGTGACGATTCGCCGCGACCTCGATCAGCTCGCCGAGGAGGGGCGACTCATCCGCACACACGGCGGTGCCGTGCTGGCCTCGAGCGCACGGGAGTCGAGCTATGCGGAGAAGCTCGAGCAGGCGCTGGCGGAGAAGACGGCGATCGCACGTGCCGCGGCCGCCCGTGTGCGCAACGGGGATGTCGTGGCGCTGGGGCCGGGCACGACGACCGAGCTGCTGGCCAAGGAGCTCACGCGGTTCTCGGGCCTGCGCGTGGTCACGAATTCGCTGCTCGTCGCCGAGGCCATGGTCTCCTCCCCCGACAATGAGGTCATCGTCGTCGGCGGAATGCTGCGACATTCCATCCGTGCCTTCGTCGGCGGTGGGACGGTCTCCCAGCTGCTCGGGCTGCGCGCCGACACCGTCTTCCTCTCCGGCAACGGCCTGGCCGCGGACTTCGGCCTCTCGACCCCCGCCTTCCCGGTCGCCGACACAGATCGCGCCATGGCCACAGGCGCGGGACGGGTCATCGCGCTCGTCGATCACACGAAGGTCGGAATCCGCTCGTCCGTGCTCACGGTCCCGACCGACGAGATCGACCACCTCATCACGGATGCGAAGAGTGACAAAGCCGAGGTCGGGGCCCTGCAGAAGGCGGGCGTCGACGTCGAAGCGGTGTGA
- a CDS encoding sodium:solute symporter family protein, with protein sequence MEAIRLDAQWIDYLLIAIYFVFVLGIGWFAKRGISSSIEFLLSGRSLPAWVTALAFVSANLGAVEIMGMSATGAQYGMPTMHYFWIGAVPAMLFLGVVMMPFYYGSKVRSVPEFMRKRFGTGAHLVNALSFAVAQILIAGVNLFLLGTIVNRLLGWPLWIALVVAAVIVLSYITLGGLTAAIYNEVLQFFVIVAALLPLTLIGLNRVGGWDGLVDRVSNDGMLGAEQLSSWPGEQLSGFDNPVLSVVGIVFGLGFVLSFGYWTTNFVEVQRAMASKSINAARLTPILGAFPKMLIPFIVVIPGMIAAVLVNQLTEFKQISASVDEATAQAQTGVTYNDALLLLMREVLPNGLLGIAIAGLLAAFMAGMAANISAFNTVFSYDLWQQYVVKDREDDYYLKVGRFATIGACIVAIFTALIAGNFSNLMDYLQTLFGFFNAPLFATFILGMFWKRMTATAGWVGLVGGTLSAVAVFILSETGVFDLPGQGAAFLAASTAFVVDIVLSVIVTYFTSPKPPAELRGLVYSETPKADFEDFSEPKPPVWKRPVPVAGVALVLVIILNVTFG encoded by the coding sequence TTGGAAGCAATCCGCTTAGATGCACAGTGGATCGACTATCTGCTGATAGCGATCTACTTCGTCTTCGTCCTCGGGATCGGCTGGTTCGCCAAACGCGGGATCTCCTCGAGCATCGAGTTCCTCCTCTCCGGGCGGAGCCTTCCGGCCTGGGTCACGGCTCTCGCCTTCGTCTCGGCCAACCTCGGCGCCGTGGAGATCATGGGCATGTCCGCAACGGGTGCCCAGTACGGCATGCCGACGATGCACTATTTCTGGATCGGCGCAGTCCCGGCGATGCTCTTCCTCGGTGTCGTCATGATGCCCTTCTACTACGGATCCAAGGTCAGATCCGTGCCGGAGTTCATGCGCAAACGCTTCGGCACCGGCGCCCACCTGGTCAATGCGCTGTCGTTCGCGGTCGCGCAGATCCTCATCGCCGGCGTCAACCTCTTCCTGCTCGGCACGATCGTCAACCGCCTCCTCGGCTGGCCGCTGTGGATCGCCCTCGTCGTCGCCGCCGTGATCGTCCTGTCCTACATCACGCTCGGTGGCCTCACCGCCGCGATCTACAACGAAGTGCTCCAGTTCTTCGTCATCGTCGCAGCGCTCCTGCCGCTGACGCTCATCGGCCTCAACCGCGTCGGCGGCTGGGACGGCCTCGTGGACCGGGTGAGCAACGACGGAATGCTCGGAGCCGAACAGCTGAGCAGCTGGCCGGGTGAGCAGCTCTCCGGATTCGACAACCCCGTGCTCTCGGTCGTCGGCATCGTCTTCGGCCTCGGCTTCGTGCTCTCCTTCGGCTACTGGACGACGAACTTCGTCGAGGTCCAGCGGGCGATGGCGTCGAAGAGCATCAACGCCGCTCGACTGACCCCGATCCTCGGCGCGTTCCCGAAGATGCTCATCCCCTTCATCGTCGTCATCCCCGGCATGATCGCTGCGGTGCTCGTCAACCAGCTCACGGAGTTCAAGCAGATCTCCGCCTCCGTCGACGAGGCGACCGCACAGGCTCAGACCGGCGTGACGTACAACGATGCGCTCCTGCTGCTCATGCGCGAGGTCCTGCCGAACGGTCTGCTGGGCATCGCGATCGCCGGTCTGCTCGCCGCATTCATGGCGGGGATGGCCGCGAACATCTCCGCGTTCAACACGGTCTTCAGCTACGACCTGTGGCAGCAGTACGTGGTCAAGGACCGCGAGGACGACTACTACCTCAAGGTCGGCCGATTCGCCACGATCGGCGCCTGCATCGTCGCGATCTTCACCGCCCTCATCGCCGGCAACTTCTCCAACCTCATGGACTACCTGCAGACGCTGTTCGGCTTCTTCAACGCACCGCTGTTCGCAACGTTCATCCTCGGCATGTTCTGGAAACGGATGACTGCGACGGCCGGTTGGGTCGGCCTCGTCGGCGGTACGCTCTCGGCTGTCGCCGTCTTCATCCTCAGCGAGACGGGGGTCTTCGACCTGCCCGGTCAGGGTGCGGCCTTCCTCGCCGCGAGCACCGCGTTCGTCGTCGACATCGTGCTCTCGGTGATCGTCACCTACTTCACCTCACCGAAGCCGCCAGCTGAGCTGCGCGGGCTCGTCTACTCGGAGACCCCGAAAGCCGACTTCGAGGACTTCAGCGAACCGAAGCCGCCGGTGTGGAAGCGTCCGGTTCCCGTCGCGGGAGTCGCACTCGTCCTCGTCATCATCCTCAACGTGACCTTCGGGTGA
- a CDS encoding alpha/beta fold hydrolase: METREVNGVVLGIEAFGTDSTPPVLCLGGPTMLSWPDALCESLADRGRYVVRCDLRDAGASTRGDLEAPAYTLRDLAADAAALADTLGSGPVHLAGIGISGMVAQVAALDHPEAFAALTLIGSRPVAPGPVDEDLPDHDATAMKRLFSRPEPDWTDPAAVGEYAAEAARILGDDPEEARGRAQRIWDRTDSSDPAAHLADQVGMVFSRLDCRPRWRERLPELTLPTLIVHGRLAPFFPVGNGEALARDIRTARLLVLDDAARDIPQSAITEVAAAMAGL, from the coding sequence ATGGAAACCCGTGAGGTCAATGGAGTCGTGCTCGGCATCGAGGCCTTCGGCACGGATTCGACACCACCGGTCCTCTGCCTCGGCGGACCGACGATGCTGTCCTGGCCGGACGCGCTGTGCGAATCGCTGGCAGATCGAGGGCGATACGTCGTGCGCTGCGATCTCCGTGATGCCGGTGCCTCGACCAGAGGCGACCTCGAAGCCCCCGCATACACGCTGCGAGACCTCGCCGCCGATGCCGCCGCTCTGGCGGACACCCTCGGCAGCGGGCCCGTGCACCTGGCGGGCATCGGCATCAGCGGGATGGTCGCTCAGGTCGCGGCCCTCGACCACCCAGAAGCGTTCGCCGCTCTCACCCTCATCGGTTCACGACCCGTCGCCCCCGGACCGGTCGACGAGGATCTGCCCGACCACGACGCGACGGCGATGAAACGGCTCTTCTCCCGGCCCGAGCCGGACTGGACGGACCCCGCCGCGGTCGGAGAATACGCCGCCGAGGCGGCGCGCATCCTCGGCGACGATCCTGAGGAGGCTCGGGGGAGAGCTCAGCGGATCTGGGACCGGACGGACAGCTCCGATCCGGCCGCTCACCTCGCCGACCAGGTGGGAATGGTGTTCTCTCGGCTCGACTGCAGGCCCCGGTGGCGGGAGAGGCTGCCGGAGCTGACGCTGCCGACACTCATCGTCCACGGTCGGCTGGCCCCGTTCTTCCCCGTGGGAAACGGCGAAGCGCTCGCCCGCGATATTCGGACTGCCCGACTGCTCGTGCTCGACGACGCCGCACGTGACATTCCGCAGTCCGCGATCACCGAGGTGGCTGCGGCGATGGCAGGGCTCTGA
- the galK gene encoding galactokinase, translating into MNRAGPTAASLAAEFTTLFGYQPLGCYRAPGRVNLIGEHTDYNNGFVLPIAIDRAVHVAIGRRPERSEAQSAEDVHGTAEPPLRAESIRIISDHRDDSGLRLSGQFTAEELAPGVLRGWLSHPAGVVDEIAKTTGTVVEGFDLYIESTVPVGAGLSSSHALEVAVLIALDEVCGLGLSDAEKVLLTQRAENDFVGAPTGIVDQAASIMTEDGHALFLDCRDLSTRQIPFDLDAEGLKLLVIDTRVSHSHSESGYGVRRRTCEDVAALFGAESLREVDEAADLSDLTDEQQKRVRHVFSENARVHATVDLLDGASDSGSGDSADGVKGTAAGNGIRGIGELLLASHTSLSKDYEVSCVELDAAVAAAMDAGAIGARMIGGGFGGSAIALVDADAVDDISAAVTEAFAERGYRAPDIFAVSAGPGAGRLA; encoded by the coding sequence ATGAACCGGGCCGGACCGACCGCCGCGAGTCTCGCGGCCGAATTCACCACACTGTTCGGCTATCAGCCACTCGGCTGCTACCGGGCGCCCGGACGCGTCAACCTCATCGGTGAGCACACCGACTACAACAACGGATTCGTCCTGCCCATCGCCATCGACCGGGCCGTGCACGTCGCCATCGGACGCCGCCCCGAACGATCCGAAGCCCAGAGCGCCGAAGATGTCCACGGCACAGCGGAGCCGCCTCTGCGAGCAGAGAGCATCCGGATCATCTCCGACCATCGCGACGATTCTGGCCTGCGGCTGTCCGGCCAGTTCACGGCCGAGGAGCTCGCGCCGGGAGTGCTGCGCGGCTGGCTCAGCCATCCCGCAGGAGTCGTCGACGAGATCGCGAAGACCACGGGCACGGTCGTCGAAGGCTTCGACCTCTACATCGAATCGACCGTACCCGTCGGTGCCGGACTCTCGTCTTCTCACGCCCTCGAAGTGGCCGTGCTCATCGCACTCGACGAGGTCTGCGGGCTCGGGCTCAGCGATGCGGAGAAGGTGCTGCTCACCCAGCGGGCTGAGAACGACTTCGTCGGTGCTCCGACCGGAATCGTCGACCAGGCCGCCTCCATCATGACCGAGGACGGGCACGCGCTCTTCCTCGACTGCCGTGATCTCAGCACCCGCCAGATCCCCTTCGATCTCGACGCCGAGGGGCTGAAGCTGCTCGTCATCGATACGCGAGTCTCGCACTCCCACAGCGAAAGCGGATACGGAGTCCGCAGGCGGACCTGCGAAGACGTCGCCGCGCTCTTCGGCGCCGAGAGCCTGCGCGAAGTCGACGAGGCTGCAGATCTGAGCGACCTGACCGACGAGCAGCAGAAGCGGGTGCGGCACGTGTTCAGCGAGAACGCCCGCGTGCATGCCACTGTCGATCTGCTCGACGGGGCGAGCGACAGCGGGTCCGGCGACAGCGCAGACGGTGTGAAGGGAACCGCAGCAGGGAACGGGATCCGAGGCATCGGCGAACTCCTGCTCGCCTCCCACACCTCGCTGTCGAAGGACTATGAGGTGTCGTGCGTCGAGCTCGATGCCGCGGTCGCAGCGGCGATGGATGCCGGTGCGATCGGAGCGCGGATGATCGGCGGCGGTTTCGGAGGATCGGCGATCGCGCTCGTCGACGCTGATGCCGTCGACGACATCAGTGCTGCCGTGACCGAGGCGTTCGCGGAACGCGGCTACCGAGCACCTGACATCTTCGCCGTCAGCGCGGGTCCGGGAGCTGGACGACTCGCCTGA
- the galT gene encoding galactose-1-phosphate uridylyltransferase, with protein sequence MSASHRRTKLSDGREALFFQDPDSPAPTIDADPRPREVRPASGTVRFDVLTGEWVAVATHRQSRTHLPAAADCPLCPSTPDRPTEVPAADFDVVVFENRFPSLGPDLGDVPSPASVDASLAEAAAPTNSTTAEAAAATVESVTSALSAPGHGRCEVVVFSSEHDGSFAELGDVRARTVIDAWAHRTAELQALPGIEQVFVFENRGEEIGVTMNHPHGQIYAYPYVTPHTAITSARAKQHLRATGRPLMGDVLAFERGSGERMVLESEHFSAFVPFAARWPIEVHIVPHRQVGGLDELSDAERDDLARTYPEVLRRIDGLYPTPTPYIAAWHQAPVHSEDRSAEWLHLEITSPRRAENKLKFLAGSEAAMGAFVGDVSAEETAARLRAVSVARGEAHASGSADSTSEGGDR encoded by the coding sequence ATGTCAGCGTCGCATCGCCGGACGAAACTGTCCGATGGTCGTGAGGCCCTGTTCTTCCAGGACCCCGACTCACCAGCACCGACGATCGACGCGGACCCCCGGCCTCGGGAAGTCCGACCCGCCAGCGGCACTGTGCGCTTCGACGTGCTCACCGGGGAATGGGTGGCCGTGGCCACGCACCGACAGTCGCGCACCCACCTGCCGGCCGCCGCCGACTGCCCGCTGTGCCCGTCGACGCCCGATCGACCCACCGAAGTCCCCGCCGCTGATTTCGACGTCGTCGTCTTCGAGAACCGCTTCCCCTCGCTGGGACCCGACCTCGGTGACGTCCCGTCGCCTGCGTCCGTCGACGCTTCCCTCGCCGAGGCGGCCGCGCCGACGAATTCCACCACCGCCGAGGCAGCCGCTGCCACGGTCGAATCCGTGACCTCTGCGCTGTCGGCTCCCGGCCACGGCCGCTGCGAAGTCGTCGTGTTCTCCTCCGAGCACGACGGGTCCTTCGCCGAGCTCGGCGATGTGCGCGCCCGCACCGTCATCGATGCGTGGGCACATCGCACCGCCGAACTGCAGGCACTGCCGGGCATCGAGCAGGTCTTCGTCTTCGAGAACCGCGGCGAGGAGATCGGGGTGACGATGAATCACCCGCACGGTCAGATCTATGCTTACCCGTATGTCACACCGCACACGGCGATCACCTCGGCCAGGGCGAAGCAGCACCTGCGCGCGACCGGACGGCCGCTGATGGGCGACGTGCTGGCCTTCGAACGCGGTTCGGGGGAGCGGATGGTCCTCGAATCCGAGCACTTCTCCGCCTTCGTGCCCTTCGCCGCCCGGTGGCCGATCGAAGTCCACATCGTCCCTCACCGACAGGTGGGCGGCCTCGACGAACTCAGTGACGCCGAGCGAGACGATCTGGCCCGCACCTATCCCGAGGTGCTGCGACGCATCGACGGACTCTATCCGACCCCCACCCCCTATATCGCGGCCTGGCACCAGGCACCGGTTCACAGCGAGGACCGGTCGGCCGAATGGCTCCATCTTGAGATCACGAGCCCGCGCAGAGCTGAGAACAAGCTGAAGTTCCTCGCCGGATCCGAAGCAGCCATGGGCGCCTTCGTCGGCGACGTCTCCGCCGAGGAGACCGCCGCCCGGCTGCGCGCGGTGAGCGTGGCCAGAGGTGAGGCGCACGCGTCTGGTTCGGCGGACTCGACGAGCGAAGGAGGCGACCGATGA
- a CDS encoding aldose 1-epimerase family protein, giving the protein MTADIELARDESTAVISPIGASLLSFAVGERPVVVPMGAFDGAVLAPWPNRIADGRFDFGGRSHQLPITEPERQTALHGLVAGVEWTVAKRTECAVSLEFSLRPSEGYPFTFALSIDYELAEAALSIRARARNLGTDSAPFGFGFHPWLSPGTAAGAAAGRPSGSSTGTSAGSSTGIPTGILVDEAQLLVPATTWFQPDDRLIPRGVRPFDDGTVIPADHAAEESACIVCKDFRAIRTIGGAVLDDAFGSPRRGSDGWSRARLKGVDDREIVVGMGPGFRTWQVCTGDGLGDDLSRQAIAIEPMTCPPNAFAAGTAGEDFDVVEPGQDLAVEWSLSLLSSGECAREGAESSAESAESCAEAAGPSGARGD; this is encoded by the coding sequence ATGACCGCCGATATCGAACTCGCCCGCGACGAGTCCACTGCGGTCATCTCCCCCATCGGTGCGTCCCTGCTCAGCTTCGCCGTCGGCGAGCGCCCGGTCGTCGTGCCGATGGGAGCGTTCGACGGCGCTGTGCTCGCCCCGTGGCCGAACCGGATCGCCGACGGCCGCTTCGATTTCGGCGGGCGAAGCCATCAGCTGCCGATCACCGAACCCGAACGCCAGACCGCCCTGCACGGTCTCGTCGCCGGTGTCGAATGGACTGTGGCGAAACGGACGGAGTGCGCGGTGAGCCTCGAATTCTCTCTGCGACCGAGCGAGGGATATCCGTTCACCTTCGCCCTGTCGATCGACTATGAGCTCGCCGAGGCGGCGCTGAGCATCCGCGCCCGTGCCCGGAATCTCGGGACCGATTCGGCCCCGTTCGGCTTCGGCTTCCATCCGTGGCTGTCCCCCGGCACCGCGGCTGGAGCCGCAGCCGGCAGACCCAGCGGCTCTTCCACCGGCACTTCCGCTGGCAGTTCCACAGGCATCCCCACGGGCATCCTCGTCGACGAGGCTCAGCTGCTCGTCCCCGCCACCACCTGGTTCCAGCCCGATGACCGCCTCATCCCCCGCGGTGTCCGCCCGTTCGATGACGGCACGGTGATCCCGGCCGACCATGCGGCCGAGGAGTCGGCGTGCATCGTCTGCAAGGACTTCCGAGCGATTCGCACGATCGGCGGTGCGGTGCTCGATGATGCCTTCGGTTCGCCTCGGCGCGGGAGTGACGGGTGGTCGCGGGCTCGGCTCAAGGGAGTCGACGATCGTGAGATCGTCGTCGGGATGGGACCTGGTTTCCGCACCTGGCAGGTGTGCACGGGCGACGGCCTCGGTGACGATCTGTCCAGACAGGCGATCGCGATCGAGCCGATGACGTGTCCGCCCAACGCCTTTGCCGCCGGGACCGCCGGCGAGGACTTCGACGTTGTCGAGCCCGGTCAGGACCTCGCTGTCGAGTGGAGCCTGTCGCTGTTGTCGAGCGGAGAGTGCGCACGCGAAGGTGCTGAGTCTTCTGCGGAGTCGGCCGAATCGTGTGCAGAAGCAGCAGGGCCTTCTGGGGCGCGCGGAGACTGA